A portion of the Cryptomeria japonica chromosome 5, Sugi_1.0, whole genome shotgun sequence genome contains these proteins:
- the LOC131035756 gene encoding uncharacterized protein LOC131035756 has product MPICMLADLWWEDYGATTPNLQKLAIRILSQPYSASGCERNWSVFEAIHTKKRNRLTQKHLNDLVYVRYNLRLHEKRVQGNNSYDALDIDEIDPYTADWIVEPDDATGDIDVDAFITDAQLNEMEREAAEWAAEVAECEEAGDEFVDPEEAD; this is encoded by the coding sequence aTGCCAATTTGTATGCTTGCAGatctgtggtgggaagattatggtgccacaacgcctaatcttcaaaagcttgcaaTCCGCATATTATCTCAGCCTtatagtgcttctggttgtgagcgcaactggagtgtctttgaggccattcacacaaaaaagcgcaataggttgactcagaAGCACTTGAATGACCTTGTATATGTGCGGTACAACCTTCGACTGCATGAAAAGAGGGTACAAGGGAACAATTCATATGACGCACTTGACATTGATGAGATTGATCCATACACAGCAGATTGGATTGTTGAACCTGATGATGCTACTGGtgatattgatgtggatgcatttatCACTGACGCTCAATTAAATGAAATGGAGAGGGAGGCAGCTGAATGGGCGGCAGAGGTGGCAGAATGTGAGGAGGCGGGAGATGAGTTTGTTGATCCAGAAGAGGCAGATTAA